The DNA region GCCTGTTCCTCACCTACCTCGCGGGGCCAGGTGTACGTCTCCCCGGCCGCGACGATGTCGCGCAGGAAGGGCCAGATGCCCGGCCAGTCCGCGGCCGTCGCGATCCTGATCTCCATGGCCGCGAGGATGTCAGACGACACCCGCCCCGAGGTACGCAGGTCCCGGTGGCCCTTGTCCGTCGACCGGTGGACAACCCCGGTGTTTGTCGGCGCAAGCATCGGGTAGACGCCGAAGCTAACCCCGAGGCAGGAAGGACGCGTGATGGCGGCACAGGTCAAGGTAGCGGTGATCTATTACAGCGCTACCGGCATCACCTATCAGATGGCTCAGGCGGCCTGCGAGGCCGTGGGCGACGCGGGGGCGGAGGTACGCCTGCGCAAGGTGCGGGAGCTGGCACCGGACGAGGCGATCCGGTCCAACGCGGGATGGTCGGCCCACCACCTGGAGACCCAGCACGTCGAGGAGGCCCAGCCGGACGACCTGAGCTGGGCCGATGTGATCATTTTCGGCTCGCCCACCCGGTACGGGATGATCGCCGCCCAGCTCAAGCAGTTCATCGACACCACCGGGCCGCTGTGGGCCAATGGCGCGCTGGCCAACAAGGTCTACTCGGCCTTCACCTCCACCGCCACCAAACACGGTGGGCAGGAGTCGACCCTGCTGTCCTTGTTCAACGTCTTCTACCACTGGGGCGGGATCGTGGTCACGCCCGGCTACACCGACCCCAGCCAGTTCGTCGCCGGCAACCCGTACGGCGCCTCGCACGTCAGCAACAACGGCGAGACCGCACCGGACGACATCGCCCTGGCCGCTACGGCCCTGACCGCCAAGCGGGCGGTGCAGATCGGCGCGGCCGTCAAGCAGGGCCTGGCCGGCTGACAGTCGGCGGACCGGTGGTCCGGGCGAGGGCTCTCAAACCCGCCCGGTCCACCGGTCCTGTCTCCAGCGCTACCCCGGATCGGGGCTGCTATGCCTGTCCGGCGGGGGACAGCTCACCGGCCGGTGCCGGCAGCAGCTCCGCCAGCAGGTCGGCCAGCACGGCCAGGCCGTCCGGACTGAGCACGGACTCCGGGTGGAACTGCACCCCGGCGAAGCCCCGGCCGCGCAGGGCGTGCACCGCCCCGTCGGTCTCGTCCCAGGCCAGCTCGACCGGACCGTACGGGCTGTCCTGACGGCCTCTGGCGGCCCGGGCGGTGAAGGTGGCGTAGAAGCCCAGCCGTCGCAGGGTGCCGAACACCGGCACCCTCCGTTGCAGCCCCTGGTAGGGCGTGGCCCGGCGGTCCACCGGCAACCCGAGCAGCCCGGCCAGCAGTTGATGACCCAGGCAGACCGCCAGGGTCGGTCGACCGTCGTCCAGCAGGGTGCCGAGCAGGCCGCGCAACCCGCGCATCTTCGGGGTGTCGCCGTTCGGGTCGCCGGGCCCGGGGCCGACCACCACCAGGTCGTACCCGGCGACCGGCGGGGCGGTGTGCCAGGGCGCCACGGTCACCGCCAGCCCCAGCGCCCCCAACTGGTGCGCCAGCATCCCGGTGAAGGTGTCCTCCCCGTCGACGATCAGGGCCCGGCGGCCGGTCAACCCGGGCACAGCGAGGGCCCCCGGCGGTCGCTGGTCCAGCCAGAACCGGGACAGCGGCGCGTTGCGGGCGGCCAGCGCCGCGCGTACCTCAGGATCGTCGGCCAGCCGGCGCACCGGGCCGGTGCCGGTGGTCGGTGCCTGCGGCCCCAGGCCCAGGGCGGCCAGCACCCCGGCGGCCTTGGCATGGGTCTCGGCGACCTCGGCCGCCGGGGTGGAGTGACGCACCAGGGTGGCCCCGACCGGCACCCGCAGGGCACCGTCCGGGGTGATCTCGGCGGTACGGATGAGGATCGGCGCGTCGAGGGTCTGCCGGCCGGTGTCGTCCTGCCCCAGCAGGGCCAGCACCCCGGCGTAGTAGCGGCGGCCGGTGCTCTCGTGCCGGGCGATCACCCGACAGGCGTTCTCCATCGGGCTGCCGGTCACCGTGGGGGCGAACATGGTCTCCCTAAGCACCTCGCGGACGTCCCGGGAACCGCGACCGGCCAGCAGGTACTCGGTGTGCGCCAGGTGGGACATCTCCTTCAGGTACGGCCCGACCACCTGGCCGCCGTGCTCCGCCACGGTCGCCATCATCTTCAGTTCCTCGTCGAGGACCATGTACAGCTCCTCGACCTCCTTGGTGTCGGCGAGGAACCGCAGCAGGGCGGCCCGGTCGGCCGCGACCCCGGTGTGCCGGAAGGTGCCGCTGATCGGGTTCATCATGACCAGCCCGTCCTCGACGCTGACGTGCCGTTCCGGGCTGGCCCCGACCAGGGTGCGGGTGCCGGTGTGCACCACGAAGGTCCAGTACGCCCCGCGCTCGCGCAGCAGCAGGGACCGCAGCGCGGCCAGCGCGGCGGTCAGCGGGGCACCCTGCACCCGGGCGTGCAGGGTGCGGTGGATGACGAAGTTCGCCCCCTCGCCGCGACCGATCTCCTCGGCCAGCACCCGGGACACGATGTCGGCGTACTCGTCGTCGCCGATGTCGAAGGCCGCCTCGGTGGTGCGTACCGGGCCCTCGGGCAGGGCCGCCAGGGCCTCGGCCAGGGGCAGCCGTACCCGGCTGTCGATGCGCAGGCACTCCAGCGGCACTCCATCGTCCCGGCAGGCGAAGCCGCGCTCGGCCACCTGCCGAAAGGGCACCAGAGCCAGGGTGGCCGGGCCGGGCGGCCCGGCCGGTAACGGAATGTCGGCGAGCCGGTCGACCGTGCCCACCGGGCCGGTGAACAGGTCCAGATGCTCGGCACCCTCGCGGCGGATCAGGGCGAAAGGGCCCGGATCGACGCCTTCGGCGAGGGCGGTCAGCAGGTCGGTCAGCGGTGTCATCGGTTCTCCTCGGGCCGGGTGCCGCCGTAGGAGGCGGCCCGGGGGCCGGGAGAGTGGACCGGCGGCCGCCTCGTCGGGCGGCCGCGGGTGAAGCTAGGCGCGGAAGTGGGCCGCCGGGTCGGCGGGCCACCAGCAGGACAGTCGCGCAAGCATGCGCTCACCTTACGCGCGGAACCGGCGGTGGGGAAGCCGATCGGCGTACCCGGGTGCCCGGTGAGGTTGCCGCCCCGGAACCAGCGGGTACGTTGATCGGCGATGAGCATTCTGGGGCTGGACCTGGGCACCTCCTCGGTGCGGGGGCTCGTGCTGGACGGCGACCTTCAGCCGGTGCCGGGGGCCTTGGCCCGTCGCAAGATCGAGCTGACGGTCGACGACGACGGCACCGGCACCCTCGACGCGCGCGGCTATCTGGCCTGTCTGCTGGAGTGCCTGGACGAGTTGAGCGAGCAGGGATGGCTGCACGAGATCGAGGTGGTGGCGGTCAGTGCCCAGTGGCACTCCGTGCTGCCCCTGGGCGCCGACGGCCATCCCCTGGGGCCGGTCCTCACCTGGATGGACACCCGGGCCGAGCCGCCGGCCACCCTGACCGGCCCGGCCGACGCCCACGCCTACCACCAACGGACCGGCACCTGGTGGCACCGCTGCTACTGGTCGGTGCGGCTGCCCTGGCTGCGGGCCCACTGCGGCAGCCCGGTGGCCGGGTTCACCGGCCTGGTCGAGTACGCCCTGAGTCAACTGCTCGACGAGGCCCCGATGTCGATGTCCCAGGCCTCCGGCACCGGCCTGCTCGATCTGCGTACCCTCGACTGGGATCCGGAGGCCTGCGCCCTGGCCGGGGTGAGCCGCGACAGCCTGCCGAAGCTGGCACCGGCGTACTGGCAGGGACGGCTGCGCTCGGCGTACGCCGGCCGCTGGCCGGGCCTGGCGCGGGCGCGGTGGGCCCCACCGACCGGTGACGGTGCCGCCTCCAACGTCGGCTCCGGCTGCATCGACCACACCCGGGCGGCCGTGACCGTGGGCACCTCCTCGGCGGTACGGCTGCTCCAGCGGATGCCGGCCCACGCGCCGCTGGCACCCCTGCCCCCGAACCTGTGGCGGTACCGCGTCGATCACGATCATGTGGTCACCGGGGCGGCCTACTCCGCCGGGGGGAACCTGTTCGCCTGGGCCGACCGGGAGCTGCGGCTCCCGCAGGGCCCGGCCCTGGAGGCGGCGCTGAGTCAGTTGGGGCCGGCGGACCGGCGTCCGGTCAGTGTGGCCTTCGGCGGTGACCGCCCGCCGGGCGGCCGCCGGGCCGGCGCGGGTGAGCTGGGCG from Micromonospora sp. NBC_01739 includes:
- the wrbA gene encoding NAD(P)H:quinone oxidoreductase — translated: MAAQVKVAVIYYSATGITYQMAQAACEAVGDAGAEVRLRKVRELAPDEAIRSNAGWSAHHLETQHVEEAQPDDLSWADVIIFGSPTRYGMIAAQLKQFIDTTGPLWANGALANKVYSAFTSTATKHGGQESTLLSLFNVFYHWGGIVVTPGYTDPSQFVAGNPYGASHVSNNGETAPDDIALAATALTAKRAVQIGAAVKQGLAG
- a CDS encoding FGGY family carbohydrate kinase, producing the protein MSILGLDLGTSSVRGLVLDGDLQPVPGALARRKIELTVDDDGTGTLDARGYLACLLECLDELSEQGWLHEIEVVAVSAQWHSVLPLGADGHPLGPVLTWMDTRAEPPATLTGPADAHAYHQRTGTWWHRCYWSVRLPWLRAHCGSPVAGFTGLVEYALSQLLDEAPMSMSQASGTGLLDLRTLDWDPEACALAGVSRDSLPKLAPAYWQGRLRSAYAGRWPGLARARWAPPTGDGAASNVGSGCIDHTRAAVTVGTSSAVRLLQRMPAHAPLAPLPPNLWRYRVDHDHVVTGAAYSAGGNLFAWADRELRLPQGPALEAALSQLGPADRRPVSVAFGGDRPPGGRRAGAGELGGLSFHTTAVQLLAGLMYGVCDQVVDDLAALESTVSAPVEVVLGGGAMAASPWWRAAFAEVLAPRQVWFGRHPEIGATGAALVACGRIADAVALTDIGQTDDHSPAGTA
- a CDS encoding anthranilate synthase family protein, which translates into the protein MTPLTDLLTALAEGVDPGPFALIRREGAEHLDLFTGPVGTVDRLADIPLPAGPPGPATLALVPFRQVAERGFACRDDGVPLECLRIDSRVRLPLAEALAALPEGPVRTTEAAFDIGDDEYADIVSRVLAEEIGRGEGANFVIHRTLHARVQGAPLTAALAALRSLLLRERGAYWTFVVHTGTRTLVGASPERHVSVEDGLVMMNPISGTFRHTGVAADRAALLRFLADTKEVEELYMVLDEELKMMATVAEHGGQVVGPYLKEMSHLAHTEYLLAGRGSRDVREVLRETMFAPTVTGSPMENACRVIARHESTGRRYYAGVLALLGQDDTGRQTLDAPILIRTAEITPDGALRVPVGATLVRHSTPAAEVAETHAKAAGVLAALGLGPQAPTTGTGPVRRLADDPEVRAALAARNAPLSRFWLDQRPPGALAVPGLTGRRALIVDGEDTFTGMLAHQLGALGLAVTVAPWHTAPPVAGYDLVVVGPGPGDPNGDTPKMRGLRGLLGTLLDDGRPTLAVCLGHQLLAGLLGLPVDRRATPYQGLQRRVPVFGTLRRLGFYATFTARAARGRQDSPYGPVELAWDETDGAVHALRGRGFAGVQFHPESVLSPDGLAVLADLLAELLPAPAGELSPAGQA